In Achromobacter spanius, the following proteins share a genomic window:
- a CDS encoding pentapeptide repeat-containing protein has translation MNLDKLLDSVRHGEPIQHLSLAGADLRGQDLAGAFFDHVDFTDARMSGCQLQDSQFISCDMTRWEADGANLDTARLLRCRAPGATFSGGQFHGTSFTECDLAGARLDQATLHEASFTATSLAGASLRAARVERSVFSRGAFANADLTQAQFSYTLFHQLDLHGVTLTGVSAASTMFTECNLSAQNVAGQAFALCHFTDCQLDAADFRQCDLRQSGFKGSSLRGARFAGACAPQALFPLADLSGADLQGGRFDGAIWAEATLDGATFQGASLGLCIFQRARCANTDFRGAHLVDADFSLADLDGADLRDATFLRTRMHRALTRGVRWSQRHGILDNDAPLLDAELWSAGRAGL, from the coding sequence ATGAACCTCGACAAGCTGCTGGACAGCGTGCGCCATGGCGAGCCGATCCAACACCTCAGTTTGGCGGGTGCCGATCTGCGCGGGCAGGATCTGGCCGGCGCGTTCTTCGATCACGTGGACTTCACGGATGCGCGAATGAGCGGCTGCCAGTTGCAGGACAGCCAGTTCATCAGTTGCGACATGACGCGCTGGGAAGCCGACGGCGCCAACCTGGACACGGCGCGCCTGCTTCGCTGCCGCGCGCCAGGCGCGACGTTCAGCGGCGGCCAATTTCATGGCACGAGCTTCACCGAATGTGATCTGGCGGGCGCCAGGCTGGATCAAGCCACGCTTCATGAAGCGTCTTTCACCGCGACCTCACTGGCGGGCGCGTCGTTGCGGGCGGCTCGTGTGGAACGCTCGGTGTTCTCGCGCGGGGCATTCGCCAATGCGGATCTGACGCAAGCGCAATTCAGCTACACCCTGTTCCATCAACTGGACCTGCACGGCGTGACGCTGACCGGCGTTAGCGCAGCCAGCACCATGTTCACGGAATGCAATCTGTCGGCGCAGAACGTCGCGGGGCAAGCCTTTGCGCTGTGCCACTTCACGGATTGCCAACTGGACGCGGCGGACTTTCGCCAGTGCGATTTGCGCCAGTCGGGCTTCAAGGGCTCGTCGTTGCGGGGTGCGCGCTTTGCCGGTGCTTGCGCGCCGCAGGCGCTGTTCCCCCTGGCCGATCTAAGCGGAGCCGATCTGCAAGGCGGCCGCTTTGACGGCGCCATCTGGGCCGAGGCCACACTGGACGGCGCCACGTTCCAGGGCGCAAGCCTGGGCCTATGCATTTTTCAGCGCGCGCGTTGTGCCAACACGGACTTTCGCGGCGCCCATCTTGTCGACGCCGATTTCTCGCTGGCGGATCTGGACGGCGCCGACCTGCGCGACGCCACGTTCCTGCGCACACGCATGCATCGCGCGCTGACGCGCGGGGTGCGCTGGTCGCAGCGCCACGGCATCCTCGACAACGACGCCCCCTTGCTCGACGCCGAACTGTGGTCGGCGGGACGCGCCGGCCTTTGA
- a CDS encoding DUF2169 family type VI secretion system accessory protein yields the protein MKTIKPFRLGILTRPYRNQRCDVLGVSVFALVDIAQSPTLLSDQHLWKLAAEEGIGALDLATPKQYPEVLVSGHAYPHDAKQPGACGVRVQVGAIDKSLLVFGDRYWIDGKATAPQPFARMRLDWSRAYGGPDVAENPLGIGAHDETINGVRARRLPNIEHPLQRISAPGQRVAPAGFGALPVEWPQRASHMGRDYGQEWLEHDFPGFARDMDWRFFNAAPPDQWGPANAELAGGTDYALWNLHPQQPVLRGQLPHWRARCFVSRHADGSALEEVSLRLTTAWFFPDHTKMVLMWHGAVHVQEDDAADIRHIMPALEHAGQPKALAHYEDVVRQRLNPELGSVYALLDAQLVPEDLCGGQLEGDAQAVAVRPTNKNVHAGLARRHARERESLLAQGLDPDRYMVPLDPPPTAPRLADLPQTILRMQEELEAAKRLSGGPGARALADPNLPQMAEVAGVDMDALRRQDADGKLPSGFDPRKIKRHIAEFDASPHAQAGRASVDSEGTQPPLADTLGPQVHQAYQQSAHHFAPPPPMPPLRAQRTRRKLEAQLKASRDCRDMNLSGADLSGMDLSNANFQRAIFAGAKLVDTRLDGCDLTDAVLTGADLTRTSLSGANLTRTNLGRTQCVNANFATAQIKECTWDHAHCEDCNFVDSAWQLGRLHQARLIRCDFGRASFHQWAAMSATFEDCRFLKAQLDQCVFMQGALANADFTDAALVRVSFMDAGFTGRFSMEAATLDGCAFAGRVELAGARLRGMQFKHGSARGATLTGADLRGATLNACDFSECLLQDADLSGLTAPDTHFVRADFTGARLRDANLINGLLGKAIFLRADLTGANFFRADVAQTRMDDSTGLDHTYTQGAKRWPARQPERPA from the coding sequence ATGAAGACCATCAAGCCTTTCCGCCTGGGCATCCTCACACGACCCTATCGTAATCAGCGCTGCGACGTGCTGGGCGTTTCCGTCTTCGCCTTGGTCGACATCGCGCAATCCCCCACCTTGTTGAGCGACCAGCACCTGTGGAAGCTTGCCGCTGAAGAAGGCATCGGCGCGCTGGACCTGGCCACGCCCAAGCAGTACCCGGAAGTGCTGGTCTCGGGACATGCCTACCCGCATGACGCCAAGCAACCCGGCGCGTGCGGCGTGCGCGTGCAGGTAGGCGCCATCGACAAGTCCTTGCTGGTGTTTGGCGACCGCTACTGGATCGATGGCAAGGCGACCGCGCCACAACCTTTCGCTCGCATGCGCCTGGACTGGAGCCGCGCCTATGGTGGCCCGGACGTTGCCGAAAACCCCTTGGGCATCGGCGCGCACGACGAAACCATCAATGGCGTGCGCGCGCGCCGGTTGCCGAACATCGAACATCCCTTGCAGCGCATCAGCGCCCCCGGCCAGCGGGTGGCGCCCGCGGGCTTTGGCGCATTGCCCGTGGAATGGCCGCAACGGGCATCGCATATGGGCCGCGACTACGGGCAGGAATGGCTGGAGCACGACTTTCCCGGCTTCGCGCGCGACATGGACTGGCGCTTCTTCAACGCCGCGCCGCCCGACCAATGGGGGCCGGCCAACGCCGAGCTTGCCGGTGGCACGGACTACGCGCTGTGGAACCTGCACCCGCAACAGCCGGTGCTGCGCGGCCAACTGCCCCACTGGCGCGCGCGCTGTTTTGTCAGCCGCCACGCGGACGGCAGCGCGCTTGAAGAGGTGTCGCTGCGCCTGACCACCGCCTGGTTTTTTCCCGACCACACGAAGATGGTGTTGATGTGGCATGGCGCAGTTCACGTGCAAGAAGATGACGCGGCGGATATCCGCCACATCATGCCCGCGCTGGAACACGCGGGTCAGCCGAAAGCGCTTGCCCATTATGAAGACGTGGTGCGGCAACGCCTGAACCCGGAGCTAGGCTCCGTCTACGCCTTGCTGGACGCGCAGCTCGTGCCCGAAGATCTTTGCGGCGGGCAACTGGAAGGCGATGCGCAAGCCGTGGCCGTGCGTCCCACCAACAAGAACGTGCATGCTGGGCTGGCACGCCGCCATGCCCGCGAACGTGAGTCACTATTGGCGCAGGGCCTGGACCCGGATCGGTACATGGTCCCGTTGGACCCGCCGCCCACGGCGCCCCGGCTTGCCGATCTGCCCCAGACCATTCTGCGCATGCAGGAAGAGCTGGAAGCCGCCAAGCGCCTGTCTGGCGGGCCAGGGGCGCGCGCGTTGGCTGATCCCAACCTTCCGCAGATGGCCGAGGTGGCTGGCGTGGACATGGACGCGCTGCGTCGGCAAGACGCGGATGGCAAGCTACCGTCGGGTTTCGATCCCCGCAAGATCAAACGGCACATCGCCGAATTCGACGCCAGCCCGCATGCACAAGCTGGACGCGCCTCAGTGGACAGCGAAGGTACGCAGCCGCCATTGGCCGACACGCTGGGCCCGCAGGTTCACCAGGCCTATCAGCAATCCGCGCACCATTTCGCGCCGCCCCCGCCCATGCCGCCGTTGCGCGCGCAGCGCACGCGCCGCAAGCTGGAAGCGCAGTTGAAAGCCAGCCGGGACTGTCGCGACATGAACCTGAGCGGCGCGGATCTATCCGGCATGGACTTGTCCAACGCCAATTTTCAGCGCGCGATTTTCGCGGGCGCGAAACTCGTGGACACGCGGCTGGATGGCTGCGACCTGACGGATGCGGTCCTGACCGGCGCCGACCTGACCCGCACAAGCCTGTCCGGCGCGAACCTGACGCGCACCAACCTGGGCCGCACGCAATGCGTGAACGCGAACTTTGCAACGGCCCAGATCAAGGAGTGCACGTGGGACCACGCCCACTGCGAAGACTGCAATTTTGTTGATAGCGCATGGCAGTTGGGACGCTTGCATCAGGCGCGGCTGATACGTTGCGACTTCGGCCGCGCGAGCTTTCACCAATGGGCAGCGATGAGCGCCACGTTCGAGGACTGCCGCTTTCTCAAGGCGCAGCTGGATCAATGCGTGTTCATGCAAGGTGCGCTTGCCAACGCCGACTTTACCGACGCGGCGCTGGTGCGCGTGAGCTTCATGGATGCCGGCTTTACTGGCCGCTTCAGCATGGAGGCCGCTACGCTGGACGGCTGCGCTTTCGCGGGCCGCGTCGAACTTGCAGGCGCGCGGTTGCGCGGCATGCAGTTCAAGCACGGCAGCGCACGCGGCGCCACCTTGACGGGGGCCGACCTGCGCGGCGCCACCCTGAACGCCTGCGACTTTTCCGAGTGCCTGTTGCAAGACGCCGATCTTAGCGGCCTGACCGCCCCCGACACGCACTTTGTGCGCGCGGATTTCACCGGTGCCCGCCTGCGCGACGCCAACCTGATCAACGGCTTGCTGGGCAAGGCCATCTTTCTGCGCGCCGATCTCACGGGCGCGAATTTCTTCCGCGCCGATGTCGCACAGACTCGGATGGACGACAGCACCGGGCTGGACCACACCTACACACAAGGCGCGAAGCGCTGGCCCGCCAGACAGCCGGAGCGCCCCGCATGA
- a CDS encoding cytochrome c biogenesis protein ResB — MNSTRTHTRPSLRSLPGDFFELLGSMRFAVSLLMFICVASLVGTVLQQNRSSSNYIDQFGPFWYEVFDKFSIWHVYNSWWFLLIMGFLVVSTSVCLTRNAPKMLREARSFREHVRASSLRAFPHRVETEEPTDVAQTSAGLKALLERLGYAVRVRQDNDGVLLAAKKGSANRLGYVFAHAAMVIICVGGLLDSELPVRLQVMFGGKQPIVDNMLISEVPESGRLSVNNPSFRASVLVPEGGQASTAVVMVGDGALVQPMPFTLKLKKFVVDYYSTGMPSRFASEVEVTDPDTGKTFDSTIEVNEPLRFKGMTVYQSSFDDGGSTVVLKGYPLVGSQDATFAVDGTVGKTSEVTAHTSAGPRSMGVEITAMRPINVEDLTRGDPKGPNQSFAEHVASVSGSAAGKKNENLRNVGPSVEYKLIDDAGQAHEFQNYMLPMELDGASVFLAGVRNNASEPFRYLRIPADDDSSIAEFMRLRATLADPAARREAARRFAERNSPSGTDRQPLQTAAERALETFASGGLQAVAAFLQANTPAADLERAADVVIRLIGASMNELRAIERERAGLPPVAVEGPDGERAAVWSRLAVAALSDLTVYPAPVFLSLADFNHVQASVFQVSRTPGKNTVYLGSLLLVLGVFSMFYIRDRRVWIWVKPQGSGSSVLAAMTSQKRTLDFNQEFERFKQALLRQKRS, encoded by the coding sequence ATGAATTCAACACGCACCCACACTCGCCCCTCTTTACGCAGCCTGCCCGGTGACTTCTTCGAACTGCTCGGTTCGATGCGGTTCGCCGTCAGCCTGTTGATGTTCATCTGCGTGGCGAGCCTGGTGGGCACGGTGTTGCAGCAGAACCGATCGTCCAGCAACTACATCGACCAGTTCGGCCCGTTCTGGTACGAGGTGTTCGACAAGTTTTCCATCTGGCACGTCTACAACAGTTGGTGGTTCCTGCTGATCATGGGATTCCTGGTCGTGTCGACCTCGGTGTGCCTGACCCGCAACGCACCCAAGATGCTGCGCGAAGCGCGCTCATTCCGCGAGCACGTGCGCGCGAGCAGCCTGCGCGCGTTTCCGCATCGCGTTGAAACGGAAGAACCCACCGATGTCGCGCAGACCTCGGCAGGGCTGAAGGCGCTGCTGGAACGGCTGGGTTACGCCGTGCGTGTACGGCAGGACAACGACGGCGTGCTGCTGGCCGCCAAGAAGGGCAGCGCCAACCGCCTGGGCTATGTGTTCGCGCACGCGGCCATGGTCATCATCTGCGTGGGCGGTCTGCTAGACAGCGAGTTGCCCGTGCGGCTGCAAGTCATGTTCGGCGGCAAGCAACCCATTGTCGACAACATGCTGATTTCGGAAGTGCCCGAAAGCGGCCGCCTGTCGGTCAATAACCCGAGTTTTCGCGCCAGCGTGCTGGTGCCTGAAGGCGGCCAGGCCAGTACGGCGGTCGTAATGGTGGGCGACGGCGCCTTGGTGCAGCCGATGCCCTTCACGCTGAAGCTGAAGAAGTTCGTGGTTGATTACTACTCGACCGGCATGCCCAGTCGTTTCGCCAGCGAAGTTGAAGTCACCGACCCGGATACGGGCAAGACCTTCGATTCCACCATCGAAGTCAACGAGCCGTTGCGTTTCAAGGGCATGACGGTGTACCAGTCCAGCTTTGACGATGGCGGCAGCACGGTGGTCTTGAAAGGTTATCCGCTAGTAGGTTCCCAGGACGCCACTTTTGCCGTTGACGGCACGGTGGGCAAGACAAGCGAAGTGACTGCTCACACGTCGGCCGGTCCGCGCAGCATGGGCGTAGAGATCACGGCCATGCGGCCGATCAATGTGGAAGACCTGACGCGCGGCGATCCCAAGGGTCCCAACCAGAGTTTTGCTGAGCACGTGGCATCGGTGTCGGGCAGCGCGGCGGGCAAGAAGAACGAGAACCTGCGCAACGTGGGTCCCAGCGTTGAATACAAGCTGATCGACGACGCGGGCCAGGCCCACGAATTCCAGAACTACATGCTGCCCATGGAACTGGACGGCGCCAGCGTGTTCCTGGCCGGCGTGCGCAACAATGCGTCCGAGCCGTTCCGCTACCTGCGCATTCCGGCTGACGACGACAGCTCGATCGCGGAATTCATGCGGCTGCGCGCCACGCTGGCCGACCCGGCCGCGCGCCGTGAAGCCGCCCGTCGTTTCGCCGAGCGCAACAGCCCGTCCGGCACCGACCGCCAGCCCTTGCAAACCGCCGCCGAGCGCGCGCTGGAAACCTTTGCGTCGGGTGGCCTGCAAGCCGTTGCGGCCTTCCTGCAAGCCAACACCCCTGCCGCCGACCTGGAGCGTGCCGCCGATGTGGTGATCCGGCTGATCGGGGCCAGCATGAACGAGCTGCGCGCCATTGAACGCGAACGCGCCGGCTTGCCCCCCGTCGCGGTCGAAGGCCCCGACGGCGAGCGCGCGGCAGTGTGGTCGCGCCTGGCCGTGGCGGCATTGTCCGACCTGACGGTCTATCCGGCGCCGGTGTTCCTGTCGCTGGCCGACTTTAATCACGTACAGGCCAGCGTGTTCCAGGTCAGCCGCACGCCGGGCAAGAATACGGTCTACCTGGGCAGCCTGTTGCTGGTCCTGGGGGTGTTTTCGATGTTCTACATCCGCGACCGCCGCGTCTGGATCTGGGTCAAGCCGCAAGGCAGCGGCAGCAGCGTCCTGGCGGCCATGACGTCCCAGAAGCGTACACTCGACTTCAATCAGGAGTTTGAACGCTTCAAGCAGGCGCTGCTGCGCCAGAAAAGGTCTTAA
- the ccsB gene encoding c-type cytochrome biogenesis protein CcsB — protein sequence MSTTTTPHPSSPDTLNASPDTLWQDSLSETGDNRARRGKPDWTDVVFFLLLSVGAAFALTRHGNAMDYYEKIILCGTVPALAWLGWLWRPLRRLMVACAIAAGLALMLYGNDLARAEQVFFLKYLFSSQSAILWMCALFALAMVCYWIGVFSPTAAWLGTALTWGAVFAGVTGLLVRWREGHLMGPDLGHIPVSNLYEVFVLFSLITALFYLYYERKYATRALGGFVLLVVTSAVVFLLWYSFTRDAGQIQPLVPALKSWWMKLHVPANFIGYGTFSLAAMVGFAYLVKQHGQTTSWAKLAPLFILGVLLCAEPMVFRTDGLSATWMLYFGVGAVIVGAILLGRRRIAAALPSLEVLDDIMYRAIAIGFAFFTVATILGALWAADAWGAYWQWDPKETWALIVWLNYAAWLHMRLIKGLRGTMAAYWALMGLLITGFAFLGVNMFLSGLHSYGQL from the coding sequence ATGTCGACGACGACCACCCCGCATCCCTCCTCGCCGGACACGTTGAACGCGTCGCCCGATACCCTGTGGCAAGACAGCCTGTCGGAAACGGGCGACAACCGCGCCCGGCGCGGCAAGCCGGACTGGACCGACGTAGTCTTCTTCCTGTTGCTGTCGGTGGGCGCGGCCTTCGCGCTGACCCGGCACGGCAACGCGATGGATTATTACGAGAAGATCATCCTGTGCGGCACCGTGCCCGCGCTGGCGTGGTTGGGCTGGTTGTGGCGGCCGCTGCGCCGTCTGATGGTCGCCTGTGCGATCGCGGCGGGCCTGGCCTTGATGTTGTACGGCAATGACCTGGCCCGCGCCGAGCAGGTGTTCTTCCTGAAGTACCTGTTCTCGTCCCAGTCCGCCATTTTGTGGATGTGCGCGCTGTTCGCGCTGGCCATGGTCTGCTACTGGATCGGCGTGTTCAGCCCCACCGCCGCGTGGCTGGGCACGGCGTTGACCTGGGGCGCGGTATTTGCCGGCGTCACCGGCCTGCTGGTGCGCTGGCGCGAAGGCCATCTGATGGGGCCAGATCTGGGCCATATCCCCGTCAGCAACCTGTATGAAGTCTTTGTGCTGTTTTCGCTGATCACGGCGCTGTTCTACCTGTATTACGAACGCAAGTACGCCACGCGCGCGCTGGGCGGTTTCGTGCTGCTGGTGGTGACGTCCGCCGTCGTGTTTCTGCTTTGGTATTCCTTCACGCGCGATGCCGGCCAGATCCAACCGCTGGTGCCGGCGTTGAAAAGCTGGTGGATGAAGTTGCACGTGCCCGCCAACTTCATCGGCTACGGCACGTTCTCGCTGGCGGCGATGGTGGGCTTTGCCTACCTGGTCAAGCAGCACGGGCAGACCACGTCGTGGGCCAAGCTGGCGCCCTTGTTCATTCTGGGCGTGCTGCTGTGCGCCGAGCCGATGGTGTTCCGCACCGATGGCCTGTCCGCCACCTGGATGCTGTACTTCGGCGTGGGCGCCGTGATCGTGGGCGCCATCCTGCTGGGCCGCCGCCGCATTGCCGCCGCGCTGCCCTCGCTGGAAGTGCTGGACGACATCATGTATCGCGCCATCGCGATCGGGTTCGCCTTCTTCACGGTGGCGACCATTCTGGGCGCGCTGTGGGCGGCGGACGCCTGGGGCGCGTACTGGCAGTGGGATCCCAAGGAAACCTGGGCGCTGATCGTCTGGCTGAATTACGCGGCCTGGCTGCACATGCGCCTGATCAAGGGCCTGCGCGGCACCATGGCGGCCTACTGGGCGCTGATGGGGCTGTTGATCACCGGCTTTGCGTTCCTGGGCGTGAACATGTTCCTGTCGGGGCTGCACTCGTACGGTCAGCTGTAG
- a CDS encoding type VI secretion system Vgr family protein, protein MDRTVPSERVVKAHTPLPPEQLKFRGMHGAESLSQLFEFEVELVSESYSLDMKSLLGKPLTLEIETTPGAPRYLSGHITRCVLVGRENNTSRYTIYRATVRPWLWYLTQTSDNKIFQNKNVPDVIREVLKDYSYPVEFKLTETYRNWEYCVQYQETDYAFICRLMEHEGIYFWFKHDKGKHTLVLTDDITQHEPVPDYEQIPYYGPDRITVPREDYIHKWEVAEQITPGAFATTDYHPLTPAASLEARRNNPGAYDHGDLEMYEWQGGYTNPDDAEHYTRVRLQDLQCRQEQSTGASNARGLSTGHLFTLRNHPRQAENREYLVVSIYYRIRETGYASGQIDPGDFDLEFVVLPSSTQFRAPRITPIPRTHGPQTATVVGKQGEEIWTDKMGRVKVQFHWDRYGKKDENSSCWVRVSSPWAGGGFGGIQLPRIRDEVIVDFIGGQPDRPIVIGRVFNANNLPPWDLPDNATQSGFLSRSKSGTPATANALMFEDKSGCERIWLHAERELCTEVEANETHTTDLNRSTTIGENDTTKIGGFRDINITGTDNLKVGKRRDVFVTGHEEYTVKASRTVNVKDGLMDEKFDNGLKTTVAAKGEEREVTGLFKETLKTGQQVYVNSGNSLHHVKEGTLTEKAKGKVEVLSTDANMDVKAKTAMLVQSETATMDIKSKGKAHMESEGSTVTVKAKGNITLETPADVVMDAANVKDLSKESWLQATPFSIGLAVAKAEFGLHRVALFRTTVMLNLSFTNYAAVSSIGQLVSYRTTGSSYAFDMQKAEQVGLGASMVGLWTII, encoded by the coding sequence ATGGACCGCACCGTGCCAAGCGAACGCGTCGTCAAGGCGCATACGCCCTTGCCGCCAGAGCAATTGAAGTTTCGCGGCATGCACGGCGCGGAAAGCCTGTCGCAGCTATTTGAATTTGAAGTCGAGCTGGTCTCGGAGTCTTATTCGCTGGACATGAAATCGCTGCTTGGCAAACCGCTGACGCTCGAGATCGAGACCACGCCGGGCGCACCGCGCTATCTCAGCGGACACATCACCCGCTGCGTGCTGGTGGGCCGCGAGAACAACACGTCGCGCTACACCATCTACCGCGCCACGGTGCGGCCGTGGCTCTGGTACCTGACGCAAACGTCGGACAACAAGATCTTCCAGAACAAGAACGTGCCCGACGTGATCCGCGAGGTGCTCAAGGACTACAGCTACCCCGTCGAGTTCAAGCTGACGGAGACGTATCGCAATTGGGAATACTGCGTGCAATACCAGGAAACCGACTACGCCTTCATCTGCCGCTTGATGGAACACGAAGGCATTTATTTCTGGTTCAAACACGACAAGGGCAAGCACACGCTGGTGCTGACCGACGACATCACGCAGCACGAACCCGTGCCTGACTACGAGCAGATTCCCTATTACGGCCCTGACCGCATCACCGTTCCGCGCGAAGACTACATCCACAAATGGGAAGTCGCCGAACAGATCACACCCGGCGCGTTCGCCACCACCGACTATCACCCGCTGACGCCCGCCGCCAGCCTGGAAGCGCGGCGCAACAACCCCGGGGCGTATGACCACGGCGATCTGGAAATGTACGAATGGCAGGGCGGCTACACCAACCCCGACGACGCCGAACACTACACGCGCGTGCGGCTGCAAGACCTGCAATGCCGGCAGGAACAGAGCACCGGTGCGTCGAACGCGCGCGGGCTTTCCACGGGCCATCTGTTCACGCTGCGCAACCATCCACGGCAAGCCGAAAACCGCGAGTACCTCGTCGTCAGCATCTACTACCGCATCCGTGAAACGGGCTACGCCAGCGGCCAGATCGATCCGGGTGACTTTGATCTGGAATTCGTTGTGTTGCCCTCCAGCACGCAGTTTCGCGCGCCGCGCATCACGCCGATTCCCCGCACACACGGGCCACAGACTGCGACGGTGGTGGGCAAGCAGGGCGAGGAAATCTGGACCGACAAGATGGGCCGCGTCAAAGTGCAGTTTCATTGGGACCGCTACGGCAAGAAAGACGAAAACAGTTCGTGCTGGGTGCGTGTGTCCAGCCCATGGGCCGGCGGGGGCTTTGGCGGCATCCAACTGCCGCGCATACGCGACGAAGTGATCGTGGATTTCATTGGCGGGCAGCCCGACCGCCCCATCGTGATCGGGCGCGTCTTCAACGCGAACAACCTGCCGCCGTGGGACCTGCCCGACAACGCCACGCAAAGCGGTTTCTTGAGCCGCTCGAAAAGCGGCACGCCCGCCACCGCGAATGCGCTGATGTTTGAAGACAAGAGCGGCTGCGAACGCATCTGGCTGCACGCCGAGCGCGAGCTCTGCACCGAGGTCGAAGCCAACGAAACGCACACGACGGACCTGAACCGCAGCACGACGATCGGCGAGAACGACACCACCAAGATCGGCGGCTTTCGCGACATCAACATCACCGGCACCGACAACTTGAAAGTCGGCAAGCGCCGCGACGTCTTCGTCACGGGACACGAGGAATACACTGTCAAGGCATCGCGCACGGTCAACGTGAAAGACGGCCTGATGGATGAGAAGTTCGACAACGGTTTGAAGACCACCGTGGCCGCCAAGGGCGAAGAACGCGAGGTCACGGGGCTGTTCAAGGAAACGTTGAAGACGGGCCAACAGGTCTACGTCAACAGCGGCAACTCGCTGCATCACGTCAAGGAAGGCACGCTGACCGAGAAGGCCAAGGGCAAGGTTGAAGTGTTGTCCACCGACGCGAACATGGACGTGAAAGCCAAGACCGCGATGCTGGTGCAGTCGGAAACCGCCACGATGGACATCAAGTCCAAAGGCAAGGCGCACATGGAATCGGAAGGTTCCACGGTGACGGTCAAGGCCAAGGGCAACATCACCCTGGAAACACCGGCGGATGTCGTGATGGACGCCGCCAACGTCAAGGATCTGTCGAAAGAAAGCTGGCTGCAAGCCACGCCGTTTTCGATCGGCCTGGCGGTGGCGAAGGCGGAATTCGGGCTGCATCGCGTTGCGCTGTTTCGCACCACGGTCATGTTGAATTTGTCGTTCACGAACTATGCCGCGGTCAGCAGCATCGGCCAGTTGGTGTCGTATCGCACAACCGGGTCCAGCTACGCCTTCGATATGCAGAAGGCAGAGCAGGTGGGCCTGGGCGCATCCATGGTCGGGCTGTGGACCATCATCTGA
- a CDS encoding DUF4150 domain-containing protein, with product MQVLCQLPSVGLGFPDVCKTPVPPVPHIDVSTSSMGIPVVWNVWLSCMPMHNMVTTIPVTLGDTAGVGGGLISQTFMGRARYMTGAFTVLVRAAPLVRVTSLTLQNTINAPGFKAATPQKSMFALAA from the coding sequence ATGCAAGTGCTCTGCCAGTTACCCAGCGTGGGGTTGGGATTCCCCGATGTCTGCAAGACACCGGTGCCGCCGGTGCCGCACATTGACGTGTCCACGTCGTCCATGGGCATCCCGGTGGTGTGGAACGTGTGGCTAAGCTGCATGCCGATGCACAACATGGTCACGACCATACCGGTGACGCTCGGCGATACGGCTGGCGTGGGCGGCGGCCTGATCTCGCAGACCTTCATGGGTCGGGCGCGCTACATGACCGGGGCGTTCACGGTGCTGGTGCGTGCCGCGCCGCTGGTGCGCGTAACCAGCCTGACCTTGCAGAACACGATCAATGCGCCGGGTTTCAAGGCGGCCACACCGCAGAAGTCGATGTTTGCCTTGGCGGCGTGA